From the genome of Geobacter sp. SVR, one region includes:
- a CDS encoding LL-diaminopimelate aminotransferase gives MAKINDNYLKLKAGYLFPEIGRRVRAFAEANPSAKVIRLGIGDVTRPLAPAVLKAFHAAVDDLATTDKFAGYGPEQGYDWLINAIIEKSYKPLGVDLKTEEMFISDGSKCDCANILDIFAMDNVVAIGDPVYPVYNDTNVMIGRTGEADEKGYYQNIVYLPCNEANGFIPSLPTQKVDIIYLCFPNNPTGTVASKAELKKWVDYALANDAVIFFDAAYEAFITNPEIPHSIYEIEGAKKCAIEFRSFSKTAGFTGVRCGLVVVPEEVMGTTSTGERYSFNKLWLRRTTTKFNGASYPVQRAAAAVYSEEGWKETREIIDYYMENARIIREGLKEAGLTVYGGVDAPYIWLKTPGGMSSWDFFDKLLTECNVVGTPGSGFGPSGEGFFRLSAFGHRENVIEAVERIKKNLK, from the coding sequence ATGGCAAAGATCAACGACAACTACCTGAAACTGAAAGCAGGCTACCTCTTTCCCGAAATCGGCCGCCGCGTGCGCGCCTTTGCCGAGGCCAACCCCAGCGCCAAGGTGATCCGCCTGGGCATCGGCGACGTGACCCGCCCCCTGGCTCCGGCCGTGCTGAAGGCCTTCCACGCCGCCGTGGACGACCTGGCCACCACCGACAAATTTGCCGGCTACGGCCCGGAGCAGGGCTATGACTGGCTGATCAACGCCATTATCGAGAAGTCCTACAAGCCGCTGGGTGTGGATCTCAAGACCGAGGAGATGTTCATCTCCGACGGCTCCAAGTGCGACTGCGCCAACATCCTGGACATTTTTGCCATGGACAACGTGGTGGCCATCGGCGACCCGGTCTACCCGGTCTACAACGACACCAACGTGATGATCGGCCGCACCGGCGAGGCGGACGAGAAGGGCTACTACCAGAACATCGTCTACCTGCCCTGCAATGAGGCCAACGGCTTTATCCCGTCGCTGCCCACGCAGAAGGTGGACATCATCTACCTCTGCTTCCCCAACAACCCCACTGGCACCGTGGCTTCCAAAGCCGAGCTGAAGAAGTGGGTCGACTACGCCCTGGCCAACGACGCCGTGATCTTCTTCGATGCCGCCTACGAGGCCTTCATCACCAACCCGGAAATCCCGCATTCGATCTACGAGATCGAAGGGGCCAAGAAGTGCGCCATCGAGTTCCGCTCCTTCTCCAAGACCGCCGGCTTCACCGGCGTGCGCTGCGGCTTGGTGGTCGTACCGGAAGAGGTGATGGGCACCACCAGTACGGGCGAGCGCTACAGCTTCAATAAGCTCTGGTTGCGCCGCACCACCACCAAGTTCAACGGCGCCTCTTACCCGGTCCAGCGCGCTGCCGCTGCCGTGTACTCGGAGGAGGGGTGGAAGGAAACCAGGGAGATCATCGACTACTACATGGAGAACGCCCGCATTATTCGCGAAGGCTTGAAGGAAGCCGGTCTGACGGTCTACGGCGGCGTTGACGCCCCCTACATCTGGCTCAAGACGCCGGGGGGCATGAGCTCCTGGGACTTCTTCGACAAGCTCCTGACCGAATGCAACGTGGTCGGCACCCCCGGTAGCGGCTTCGGCCCCAGCGGGGAAGGGTTCTTCCGCTTGTCGGCCTTCGGGCATCGCGAGAATGTGATAGAGGCTGTCGAGAGGATCAAGAAAAACCTCAAGTAA
- a CDS encoding toxin, with product MSQFCYFPTPHFSGKLHKIEKHDPPGHDRILEVIGRLLDNPSDADGWMHGEYHGRLKKYVGRRDYRLIYHWCSLCRKEGRKLVNACGFCDQVADNSVIFFDVYHKNEANRL from the coding sequence ATGTCCCAATTCTGCTATTTCCCCACACCGCATTTCAGCGGCAAGCTGCACAAGATCGAAAAGCACGATCCGCCCGGGCATGACCGGATTCTCGAGGTCATCGGCCGGCTTCTGGACAACCCGTCCGATGCCGACGGCTGGATGCACGGTGAATACCATGGCCGGCTGAAGAAGTACGTCGGCCGCCGTGATTACCGACTGATTTATCACTGGTGCTCGCTGTGCCGCAAGGAAGGGCGGAAGCTGGTCAACGCCTGCGGCTTCTGCGACCAAGTGGCGGACAACAGCGTCATCTTCTTTGACGTGTATCACAAGAACGAGGCCAACCGGCTCTGA
- a CDS encoding BrnT family toxin: protein MFEWDENKNRSNRAKHGIDFESAITVFDDPLMQSRVDADGRWQSIGYSEGRILLLFVAHTYHEADEVVVRIISARRASRQEREHYEKGSF, encoded by the coding sequence ATCTTCGAGTGGGATGAGAACAAGAACCGAAGCAACAGGGCAAAGCACGGAATCGACTTTGAATCGGCAATCACGGTTTTTGACGATCCGTTGATGCAGAGTCGGGTTGACGCAGATGGTCGATGGCAGTCCATAGGATATTCCGAGGGCCGCATACTGTTGCTGTTTGTGGCGCACACCTACCATGAAGCAGACGAAGTCGTTGTCAGGATCATATCCGCGAGAAGGGCCAGCAGGCAGGAAAGGGAGCACTATGAAAAAGGGAGTTTCTGA
- a CDS encoding type II toxin-antitoxin system VapC family toxin, translating to MKYLLDTCLISELVKKEPNPSVVRWLDEQDEQKLFLSVLNVGELQKGISKLPNGAKKDELQAWVTLDLVERFTGRILDLDLATALCWGRQQGEAERNGEKLPVMDALIAATAAAHGLVVVTRNVSDMERCGARVWNPWE from the coding sequence GTGAAATATCTGCTCGATACCTGTCTGATTTCAGAACTGGTAAAAAAAGAGCCAAACCCGTCGGTAGTCAGGTGGCTGGACGAGCAGGACGAACAAAAGCTCTTTCTGAGTGTGCTGAACGTGGGGGAGTTGCAGAAGGGTATCAGCAAACTTCCGAACGGTGCCAAGAAGGATGAGCTGCAGGCATGGGTCACGCTCGACTTGGTGGAGCGTTTTACCGGGCGGATCCTGGACCTCGACCTGGCGACAGCGCTATGCTGGGGACGACAGCAGGGGGAAGCGGAACGAAACGGCGAAAAGCTGCCGGTCATGGACGCACTGATTGCTGCCACGGCTGCAGCCCATGGCCTGGTGGTGGTGACGCGCAATGTCAGTGATATGGAACGTTGCGGTGCACGCGTGTGGAATCCGTGGGAGTAA
- a CDS encoding type II toxin-antitoxin system Phd/YefM family antitoxin, translated as MKTNKKDRSSHDREWQLQEAKNRLSQVVDQALHDGPQTITLRGKPAAVLLSFDEYRNLTRPHTGLSQFFRQSPLHDVELDVSRSADLSREVEL; from the coding sequence ATGAAAACAAATAAAAAGGACCGTTCGTCGCATGACCGGGAATGGCAGCTCCAGGAAGCTAAAAATCGTCTGAGCCAGGTGGTCGATCAGGCGCTACATGATGGTCCGCAGACAATTACCTTGCGGGGCAAACCGGCAGCCGTTCTGCTTTCTTTTGATGAGTACCGCAACCTGACCAGGCCGCACACGGGCCTGTCGCAATTCTTCCGCCAATCCCCTTTGCACGATGTAGAGCTGGATGTCAGCCGCAGCGCCGACCTCTCCAGGGAGGTTGAGCTGTGA
- a CDS encoding BrnA antitoxin family protein, with the protein MKKGVSENIVRVKGIPKLTEAQCENLKRLAERPDDEIDYSDIPEITDFSGFEVGKFYRPVKESVTVRLDADVVSWLKRGGKGYQTRLNAILRREMEKNRKAA; encoded by the coding sequence ATGAAAAAGGGAGTTTCTGAAAATATTGTCAGGGTCAAAGGTATCCCAAAATTGACGGAGGCACAGTGTGAAAACCTGAAGAGGCTCGCCGAGCGCCCGGACGATGAAATTGATTATTCAGACATTCCGGAAATCACCGACTTCAGCGGTTTTGAGGTGGGCAAGTTCTACCGCCCTGTCAAGGAGTCGGTTACTGTCAGGCTGGATGCGGATGTTGTCAGCTGGCTCAAGCGTGGTGGCAAGGGGTATCAAACGCGGCTCAACGCCATCCTTCGGCGGGAGATGGAAAAAAATCGCAAGGCGGCGTGA